GATGTCCGATTTTGAGGATTTTGCTCACTAAGGAATGGTATTTGCGCGAAATTAAATCTTTTCGAGCAAAACAATACCGGATTGACTGTCAATTATTACTTTGCCTTTCGACACGGTGGCTTTCTTGCCGGAGTAAGCGTCGCGTACCGGAGTACCATCCTTAAAAATCTTACCAACAGGAATTTGCTTTTTCCCTGTCTTGAGGCTCAAGCCGATGACCACCGCATCGTGGAATTGTCCGTTCGAATAAAGCCTGCTGAAGACATACGGTGCCGATGAAATTTTCGCGTGCGTCCCCGCTCCGACAGCGGGATGGTTTTTCCTGAATCGCCCGATTTTCTGCCAATGCGCCAGTAATTTCTGTGTGTCAGGATTGGTCTTGATGTCATCCCAGTTCATGAAAGAGCGTAGTGTAGCATCGCCCTGAGTCCCCTCAACGACCAGCGAACGCCCGGTTTCATCACCGTAATACGTTTGCGAGATCCCTAGCGAAAGCAGTAACCTGACTGCACTGTCGTATGTTTTTTCACGTTTGGCATCAAAGGGTGCGCCATCATCATGTGAGGAAATGTAGTTCAGTACGCTCAAGCCTTTGAGCTCACCATTCAGTTTCTCTGAATATTTTGAGAAAAGCGCTTCATAGTCCAATTGTGCGGCGTTCCACTTGAATTCAAAATTGATCATGTTGTTGAAACCGTGCTCAAAATAGTTCACCTTCCTGTCGCCAAAATCAAACCATTTGCCACCGCTGATGCCGTAATTGTACACTTCGGCAATGGTGTAGAACTTATTGTCATCAAGCACCTTTCCGGGGTTGTTCTTTTTCCAGAGCGCAAAAGCGTACTCGCATTGTATTTTGAAATCGGTCCAGACTGCTTCATCGGTGTGTTTTACTGTGTCCGCGCGGTAGCCGTCAATCCCGAACTCCGCCACATAATCCGTCAGCCACTTGATGATATAATTTCTTGGTGTGCGTTTGTAACCAGTCCTTTTGAAAAACGCGTCGAGCGATTGCATTTCGCTTTCATAACGCCCTTCATCTTTCCACTTTTCAGCCAGGAAATCCGGGATGGTGACTTCTTCCGTGCTTTCTGTTTTCACATCGGGAAGGTTTTTGACCAATGTACATTCGGTGGTGCCTGCAAAGGTTTTATAATCGCATTGGGGTCCGGTACGCACCCAGCCTTCAGGCCACACGGTATCGATATCAGTGACCGGCCCGGTGTGGTTGATCACCGCGTCAAGCAAAATA
The nucleotide sequence above comes from Flavobacterium magnum. Encoded proteins:
- a CDS encoding alpha-amylase family glycosyl hydrolase; translated protein: MKMIFAMTLVLAVSVATAQKRNTVNQPKNSAPFVWEGANLYFLMTDRFCDGNPAKDVYFNRNKKTGKLRGFEGGDLRGIIQKIDEGYFDKLGINAIWFTPIVEQIHDGVDEGTGLSYGFHGYWTRDWTALDPNFGTKKDLAELVGKAHAHGIRILLDAVINHTGPVTDIDTVWPEGWVRTGPQCDYKTFAGTTECTLVKNLPDVKTESTEEVTIPDFLAEKWKDEGRYESEMQSLDAFFKRTGYKRTPRNYIIKWLTDYVAEFGIDGYRADTVKHTDEAVWTDFKIQCEYAFALWKKNNPGKVLDDNKFYTIAEVYNYGISGGKWFDFGDRKVNYFEHGFNNMINFEFKWNAAQLDYEALFSKYSEKLNGELKGLSVLNYISSHDDGAPFDAKREKTYDSAVRLLLSLGISQTYYGDETGRSLVVEGTQGDATLRSFMNWDDIKTNPDTQKLLAHWQKIGRFRKNHPAVGAGTHAKISSAPYVFSRLYSNGQFHDAVVIGLSLKTGKKQIPVGKIFKDGTPVRDAYSGKKATVSKGKVIIDSQSGIVLLEKI